CTGCACGGCGAAGTACCACCCGAAGCGCGGGTCGCCCTTCATGTACCCCAGCGAGTACACCTGGACCGCCAGCGCCACCGTGGTCACCACGCCCAGCATGATGATGGACAGCGGGTCAATGACGAACCCCAGGCTCACGTCCTTCCCGCCCACGGCGAACCAGGGCATGGAGAAGGCGCCCGCCTGGCCCGTGCGCAGGTAGTCGGCGGCCACCGGGAAGAACAGGACGAATCCGCCCGCTATGGCGAGAATCGCCAGCCAG
The DNA window shown above is from Dehalococcoidia bacterium and carries:
- a CDS encoding NADH-quinone oxidoreductase subunit L, whose protein sequence is MVNAESLSAPLGMSWAWLAPALCLAAFVVLAFFNRYLPGRGAWLAILAIAGGFVLFFPVAADYLRTGQAGAFSMPWFAVGGKDVSLGFVIDPLSIIMLGVVTTVALAVQVYSLGYMKGDPRFGWYFAVQ